GACAGCATCCTGTCCTTGCTCTCCAGATGCTGCCCGGTGCCTGCACCGACGGCCAGATTTTCCTGAACCAGCACGGCAGTGGCGCCGGTCGGCGAGGTCGCGGGCTTTGGTCCATTGAATTGCAGCCATACCGCAATAGCAGAAAGCAAGCAGGCCGCGACTAGCGCGGAAAACCTTATCCCCGCGCGCAACTTAGCCGCCGGGATTGCCCAAAGCATGTTGATTGTTGCAATGACCAGGGAGAGCCCAAATACTCCGGTCCATGGCGCCATTCTGATCAGCGTAAGGTTGTCGATCTGGGAGTATCCCAAGAGGTCCCATGGAAATCCTGTCACTCGGTCCCGCGCAAGCTCGATAGCCACCCAGAGCAGAGGAGAAGTTACCAAAGCTGCAGTGACGTTCCAGGTTCTTCTGGTAACAGCGAAAAGCAGACCAAAGAGGCCGAGATATAAGCCTAGATAGAGCGCGAAAAGAACCAGAACTCCGGCCGATGCGGCCTGCGAAAGGTCGCCGTACAAGTGCATCGTCTGATAAATCCAATAACAATTTCCGAGATACCAGGCGACGCCGCAGATATATCCGAGCAGAGCGCTTTGCGCGAATCGGAGCGGCTGTCCATTGCGCTGCTTTCCAGACAGCGCTAGCAGGAGCGGAACAAGACATATCCAGCAAAAGATTCGCCGCCAGCCAGGAACGGGACCTGCCATCGGAAATGGAAGGATCTGCAAACCCGCTGAGGCTAAAGAAAGCAAGTAAAGATGCAGCGGGATCCTTCGCACGCCCAGAGTCTATCACCTGACACCGGAGTTTCTATTCGAGCACCCAGCGACAGAATGCGTGCATCACAATTAGCAATAGTTTTGAAAATCTTGTAAGTTACAAGATGCACGCGGCCTAAATTGTTTCATTGCTATATACGTTCCATTTGTAGAGACGTGACACTTATCACACTAAATCGCGTGATCGTAGCGGCTTCAGCGCTCCTATCACCATCCAAAAAGAGGACAACTTCATGGATGTAAGTCGCATACTTTCCGAGATTGATGCCGAGATTAACCGCCTTCAGCAGGCCCGCAGCGCTTTAACTGCAATCGCCGGTAGCGGGACGGTCGCCGTTCCAAAACGCGGACGGCCGAAGGGGAGCGTAAATAAGAAGACCACGACGACGACAGGCGCCCGTCGGAAGCGGAACCTTTCTCCCGAAGGCCGTAAGCGCATCGCGGAAGCGATGAAGCGTCGCTGGGCAGAGCGTCGCGCGGCATCCCCGAAGGGTGGAAAGAAAGAATCTTCGAAGTAAATACAGCGTAAAGTCTGCGGGGAGCCTGACCGGCTTCCCGCATCACTTAATGATCGGATTTCAGCGGATCGCAATAACTTCGCGCGTGTTGTCCTTCCCGAGAAAAAATCGGCTACTGCTGAATTTTTCTATCAGTTTTTCAATGTCACGGGGCTGATAGATCTGGCGCACGGGATAATCGCCGGCAGAGGTGACGTGCAATTGGTCGCTGTCCGTTAGCTGATACCGTGAGAACGTCGTGTCCGGGCCCTCGGCTTTTCCATGAAAGAGCGCCAGTAGTCTCCCCTGCGGCCGCAGCACCTTGTGCAGACGTTCAAACATCGCCGGCACCAGCGGCCCTGGCAGATAGTTCGCCGTATCCCATAACAGGATGACGTCAAAGTCCCGTCCGGAAAAGTCGAAGCTGGATTTCACGAACCCTGCGACATCATATACATCCGCACCATCGTCAGACGGCAACTTCCATTCCGGTTTATTGGCGTCCTGAACGACATTGGCCATATAGACGCTGTGACCCAGCGAGGTCAGAAAATTAATGTTTGCGGGAGAAGTTGTTCCGAAGTCCAGCACGCGCAGACTCTCGCTTGCCTTCAAGAAGGCCAGTACGTCCGCCCACCCGCGTGATGGTCGCACCCGATCTGCGCTATGCCCGCCAGATCCCGACGTGCGGTCCTTGCCAAATCTGCTGAACATCGTTCGAGCCTCATTTTGAACGGCCTGGCTTCCACCGCACTATACCTCAAGAGTATCAATGGATTGGGGCGTTGTGGTCCTTTGACTCGTATAGTACGTCTAAACGCAGAGTGACCTACGCACGTCAAATGAAAGCCAGTCTCACGCGGGCCAGCATCCTCACCATGATGTTCGCGATGCTGATGTGGAGTGGGGGGCTTTCTCAATCTGCCCGCGCTCAAGCAGGACCGTCGACAGCCGATCCCGGAGAAGCATTTCCGGCGGGCACACCCAAGTCATGGGCCGAATCCGCCGTCCGGCACCAGCTTGCGATCATCAAGGATGACACTCATCCGATGCGCTACCTCATCCGCAAAGTCGACCGCAAGGGAGACATCACGCGGGAGGTCATCGAGAGCGCCCAGGGAAATGTTGCGCGTCTCGTTCAGCGGGACGGGAAGCCGATCAGCGCAGCGGAAGACACAGCCGAGCGCTCACGCCTGAACAGCATTCTCGACTCACCCGGCGAGTTCCTGAAGCATCAGCAGCGCGAGGGTGCCGGGAAAAATTACGCTCTGCAGGTCATCCAGCTGATGCCCTCCGCGACGCTCTACTCCTATACGCCCGGCCAGCCGCAGCCGCCGGGTGCTACATCGCGGCAGGTTGTCATCGACTTTCGTCCGGACCCCGCGTTTCATCCGCCAACGATGGCGTCAGAGCTGCTCACCGGCCTTCAGGGCCGCGTCTGGATCGATGCCCGGACAGGAACGATGACACACATCCAGGCAAATATTACCCGTCCCGTCAACTTTGGCTGGGGAATCGTCGGTCGAGTTTATCCTGGCGGCCGCCTCGAATTCGAACAGACCTTCGTGGATGGAAAGCGCTGGGCCTATTCCCACCTGGATGAAAACGTGACGGTGCGCGAGGTGATGGTCCGGACCGTCAATGACAAGTCCAGGATGAGCGCCTGGAACTTCCAGCTGCTGCCCGCGCCGATGTCCTATCAGGACGCCGTGCATGCTCTACTCGCCGAGAAGATTCCACTTCAATGACATTTACGCCTGCAGCCGTAGCCGGCGAACCGTCACTCGCTCAATCCGCTCGCGATCGATCTCGTATCCTCGTCCTGGTTTGTTCCATGGGACATCGATCTCGCCCTTGGGCGACACTGTGACGGCGGGTTCAATGATGTCCTCGCTCCAGTAACGGCTCGATGCGGAGACATCTCCTGGAAGCGAGAAGTTAGGCAGTGACGATAGCGCGATGTTCTGCGCGCGTCCTATGCCAGTCTCGAGCATGCCACCACACCAGACCGGGACTCCGTGCTGCTGCGCGACGTCGTGGATCGCAAGCGCTTCGGTGAAGCCGCCCACCCGCCCTACCTTGATATTGATGATCCGTCCGCTGCCGAGCTCCAGTGCTGCCTGCGCATCGCGCCTGTTGCGAATACACTCGTCCAAACAGATTGCGGTCTTCAGTTTCTTCTGAAGCTCGCGGTGGAAGTAAAAGTCGTCGTACCAGAGAGGCTGCTCGATCATCAGCAGGTTGAAACGATCCCACGTTGCGATGCGATCGGCATCATCAAGCCTATAGGCCGAATTCGCATCACAGCTCAGCATTATTTTTGGCCAGCGTTCACGAACGCGCTCGAAGACTTTTTCATCCCAGCCCGGCTTGCATTTGAGCTTGATCCGCTGATAGCCGGCGGCGAGCTCGGTCTCGATCTTTTCCATCTGTTGCTCGATGGTCGGCTGGATTCCGATGGAAACGCCGCAAGGAATCGTCTTGCGCGTTCCGCCCAGCAGCTTTGCGAGCGGCACGCCCTGCCGCATCGCGTCGAGCTCCCACACGGCGTTTTCAAGGGCGGCTTTCGCCATCCGATGCCCGCGCACCTGCTCGAAGATGGCAGGGCAGTCGCGACCGCTCTCGAGCTCAGATTTCAACAGGCGCGGCGCAAGTTCTGTTTCCGCGATGTGCCAGGCGGTATCGATCATCTCGTCGGAGAAGTAGGGATGCTCACCCGCGACGCACTCACCCCAGGCGGATAACTCCTCTGCTTCAATCTCCACCAGCAGAATTCGCCGCCCCGTAGTTACGCCGAAGCTGGTCTCAAACGGATGCGCGAGCGGCATATTAATCTCACGCAACGTCAATGCCTCAATCTTCATGGATATCCCTTCTCTGCCCTTCTCACTTTTTGCTGGCGGCCTTTCAGAACCCGCACGGTTCATCCCATTTGCCCAGCAAGAAAGTACCATCTCCGTCTGTATTCCTTCGATAGCCAAGAACTGAATGCCCGCGCGCGAATGCATCTTCCAGCGCGGCCGCGTTGTTGGCCTGGACCCGGCGCGCCTCTTCACGGTGTGCAGGCGAAGCCTTCCAGTCGTAGATCTCCGCCGGCACACTCACCTGTTCCAGGACCTCAAACTGTGGCTGCTCACCCGCGAGCACGCTGCAGACGCGCTTCGAGCGCAACCACCACTCCGCGTAGACGCGGTCCGTCGGCAATCCACCCTGCAGCGGCGAACTGGACGGCCCATAGAAGTTTCGTTTGTAGCGCCGCACGATCGCGCCCAGCCGCACAATGTTCAGGTGCGCATTCTTTATCTCCAGGGGGTCGAACGTCCACTCCATCAGCTCGAAGCCTCGACTTAGCGCGTCCTCACGCTGCGCCAGCTTGAGCTTTCGTCCGAGGCCCAGATTGCGAAATCCTGGCAGCACACCCACCATGTGCGAGTGCAAATAAGGACGGCCGTGCCGATAGCCCGGAAGCGCCATCGCGAATCCAGCCATAGTGCCGCCCGCGAATGCGCCCATCACCTGACCACCGATGCGCGAGGCCAGCAAAAACATCCGCCGCGGAATGATATCCCCGGGATCGTAGCCCCACACTGCAGTCTCGATTTCAACGCAGGCGTCGAATTCCGCAAGCTCCGTCAGACACCGTATTTCAACAGCGGTGGTGGCCTGCAACGCGTGTTCGTCCGTACCGGTCAACGCTTCTCCTCCAAATCTTTTTGTGTGTTCTTTGCTCTGTCCCACAAAGCCTCAAGCTGTTCTGCAGACATCGCCTCCATCCGCGCGCGCCCGCCCGCCTCCTGCTCCATTGCGGCAAACCGCTGCCGAAACTTCGCATTCGTTCCCCGAAGTGCAAACTCCGGATCGACCCGCAGATGCCTCGACAGGTTTACTGCTGTGAACAGCAGGTCGCCAAGCTCCTCCTCGACGCGGCCAGTCCGCGCACCCGCTGCAAGCTCCTCGCGCAACTCATCGGTTTCTTCGGCCAGCTTGTCGAACAGCCCGTCAACATTCGGCCAATCGAACCCAACCTTCGCCGCCTTGGAGCCCAGCTTGGAAGCCTCGAGCATCGCCGGCATCGACCGCGGCACGTCGGCCATCATCGAGTGCGGGCGTTCCGCTTCATCTCTCGCACGCTTCTCCTCTACCTTGATCTGTTCCCAGTTGCGCAGTACCGCATTCGCGTCCGTCGCCTCGACCTCACCGAACACATGCGGATGCCGCCGAATCAGCTTAGCGCTCAGATTCTCCGCTACATCCTCGAGCGTGAAATAGCCGGCTTCGCTCGCCATCTCGGCGTAGAAGAGCACCTGCAGCAGCAGATCGCCGAGCTCATCCTTCAGCCCCGGCCAGTCCCTCCGCTCGATCG
This Acidobacteriaceae bacterium DNA region includes the following protein-coding sequences:
- a CDS encoding GNAT family N-acetyltransferase, translating into MTGTDEHALQATTAVEIRCLTELAEFDACVEIETAVWGYDPGDIIPRRMFLLASRIGGQVMGAFAGGTMAGFAMALPGYRHGRPYLHSHMVGVLPGFRNLGLGRKLKLAQREDALSRGFELMEWTFDPLEIKNAHLNIVRLGAIVRRYKRNFYGPSSSPLQGGLPTDRVYAEWWLRSKRVCSVLAGEQPQFEVLEQVSVPAEIYDWKASPAHREEARRVQANNAAALEDAFARGHSVLGYRRNTDGDGTFLLGKWDEPCGF
- the mazG gene encoding nucleoside triphosphate pyrophosphohydrolase — translated: MQDGCGPAKSSKLKDVTQAIDIKGQAQTAAALGKAAAIMAKLRAPGGCPWDREQTFDTIKRHTLEETYEVFDAIERRDWPGLKDELGDLLLQVLFYAEMASEAGYFTLEDVAENLSAKLIRRHPHVFGEVEATDANAVLRNWEQIKVEEKRARDEAERPHSMMADVPRSMPAMLEASKLGSKAAKVGFDWPNVDGLFDKLAEETDELREELAAGARTGRVEEELGDLLFTAVNLSRHLRVDPEFALRGTNAKFRQRFAAMEQEAGGRARMEAMSAEQLEALWDRAKNTQKDLEEKR
- the menC gene encoding o-succinylbenzoate synthase; this translates as MKIEALTLREINMPLAHPFETSFGVTTGRRILLVEIEAEELSAWGECVAGEHPYFSDEMIDTAWHIAETELAPRLLKSELESGRDCPAIFEQVRGHRMAKAALENAVWELDAMRQGVPLAKLLGGTRKTIPCGVSIGIQPTIEQQMEKIETELAAGYQRIKLKCKPGWDEKVFERVRERWPKIMLSCDANSAYRLDDADRIATWDRFNLLMIEQPLWYDDFYFHRELQKKLKTAICLDECIRNRRDAQAALELGSGRIINIKVGRVGGFTEALAIHDVAQQHGVPVWCGGMLETGIGRAQNIALSSLPNFSLPGDVSASSRYWSEDIIEPAVTVSPKGEIDVPWNKPGRGYEIDRERIERVTVRRLRLQA
- a CDS encoding class I SAM-dependent methyltransferase, whose product is MFSRFGKDRTSGSGGHSADRVRPSRGWADVLAFLKASESLRVLDFGTTSPANINFLTSLGHSVYMANVVQDANKPEWKLPSDDGADVYDVAGFVKSSFDFSGRDFDVILLWDTANYLPGPLVPAMFERLHKVLRPQGRLLALFHGKAEGPDTTFSRYQLTDSDQLHVTSAGDYPVRQIYQPRDIEKLIEKFSSSRFFLGKDNTREVIAIR